Genomic window (Megamonas funiformis):
AGAAGTTAGTGGTAATCCTGATATTATTGGCAATATGACTTATTTATCCACAGAAAATATATCTTTGGCAAATGTTACAAAATCGACGAAACAAACAGTTAATTTAATTGTGCCAGAAGATATAAATGTTCCTAATCAGGAAGTAACTGTATGGATAGAAATAGAAACAAAAGAAAATAAAACTGATAATAAAACAAATAAATAAAGTTAAAATAAGATGAAGTAGGTTTGTTAAATGATAAGAATTAAAAATTTTAATGTACCATTTAATGACCAATCTCCGATAAATGATTTAGTTGCAAAACGATTAAAGTTACCACCTCAACATATTGATGAGGTGGTAATTGTTCGTAAGGGGATTGATGCTAGAAGGTATAAGGGAGCTCCTATTTATTTTGTGTATATATTAGATGTGAAAGTTAATATTGCAGAAAATAAAGTTTTAGCTAGATTAAAAAAAGACAAGAATGTAGAAATTGTAATTACAAAAAAAGCAGATAAAATTAATTGTCAAAAAAGTAAAACATCTAGACCGATAGTAATTGGTTTTGGCCCTGCGGGAATGTTTTCGGCGTTAGTTTTAGCTAAAAATGGATATCGACCACTTATTTTTGAACGTGGAAGTGATGTGGATACTAGACATCAAGATATTGAAAAATTTTGGCAAGGTGGACAATTAAAAGAAAATTCCAATGTACAATTTGGCGAAGGTGGAGCAGGAACTTTTTCTGATGGCAAATTAACAACTCGTATCAATGATAATAAGATTACAGATGTGTTAGAAGCTTTTGTAGAAGCTGGAGCACCACCAGAAATAAAATATTTGCATAAACCACATATCGGTACAGATATTTTGCGCATTATTGTAAAAAATATTCGTGAAAAAATAAAAGCTTTAGGCGGAGAAATTTTCTTTAATTCACAAGTTACAGATTTTATAATAAAAGATGATAAAATCTGTGGAGTTGAAATCAACCATAAAGAAAAATTCACAGCAAGTGATGTATTTTTAGGTATTGGTCATAGTGCAAGAGATACGTATGAATTGTTATATTCTAAGGGAATATCCATGGAAGCGAAACCTTTTGCAATTGGTGTCCGTATAGAACATCCGCAAGATTTAATTGATAAAGCTCAATATGGTGAAGATTATAAAAGTGAATTATTGCCAGTAGCAGATTATTCATTGACTTATAATAATCGCCAAAAAGGTAGAAGTGTATATTCTTTTTGTATGTGCCCAGGTGGTCAAGTAGTAGCTGCCGCTTCAGAGTTAGGCAGAGTCGTTGTAAATGGTATGAGTAATTATAAACGTAATTCTGGTATTGCAAATAGTGCTCTGCTCGTCAATGTAACGCCAGATGATTTTGGTCATAATGTCTTAGATGGCATTGCTTTTCAACGTCATTATGAAGAAATGGCATATATTTGTGGCGGTAGAAATTATCATGCACCAGTGCAAACGGTTGGCGATTTCTTAAAAGATAAAGTAAGTGATGATAATTTTTTAGTAGAACCAACGTATAAACCGGGAGTAAAGATTTGCAATTTACGCGAATGTTTACCAGATTTTACAACGCAGATGTTGGCTGAAGCATTACCTAATTTTGATAAGAAAATTCCAGGTTTTGCAGGTGAACATGTGGTGATGACTGGGGTAGAAATGCGTTCTTCTGCACCATGTAGAATTATCCGCAACAGACAAACATATATGTCTGAAAATATAAAAGGGTTATATCCTATAGGCGAAGGTGCTGGATACGCTGGCGGTATAATGAGTGCTGCCGTTGATGGCGTAAATGCAGCTTATGCTTATATAGAAAATATTATAGAATAATTGAGAGGGGTTTATTTTATGGCTAGAATGTTTGGAACTGACGGTGTTAGAGGTAAGGCAAATGTTGAATTAACACCAGAATTAGCTTATAACTTAGGACGTGCTGCTGCCATTTATTTTACAAAGAAAGATGGCGAAGCTTGCACAATCTATATTGGTAGAGATACTCGCTTATCTGGTCCAATGTATGAAGCAGCTTTATCTGCAGGGATTTGTTCTGCTGGTGGTAATGTAGTGTTAACAGGTGTAATGCCAACTCCAGCTGTAGCTTATTTAGCTCGCAAACATAAAGCTGATGCAGGTATTGTAATTTCTGCTTCTCACAATCCATTCCATGATAATGGTATTAAATTCTTTGGTGGCGATGGTTATAAATTACCAGATGCTGTAGAAGATGAAATCGAAGCATTAGTACATGAAATTGAAAATAATGATAATTTATATCGTCCAACAGATGACAAAATTGGTAATGTAGTTTATCGTCATGATTTATTGGATGAATATGTATCTTTTGTAACTAAAACTACTGATATCGAATTAGAAGGTATGAAAATTGTTTTAGACTGCGCAAATGGTGCAGCTTATGAAGCTATGCCAAAAATTTTACGTCGTTTAGGTGCAGATGTAATCGTAATTCACGATAAACCAAACGGTATCAATATCAACGACAATTGCGGTTCAACACATTTAGAATCTTTGATGGAAGCTGTAAAAGAACATAAAGCAGATATTGGTATTGCTCATGATGGTGATGCTGATAGATGTTTATGTATTGATGAAAATGGTGAATTCATCGATGGCGACCATATGATTGCAGCTTGTGCTATTTATATGATGGGCAAAGGCAAATTAAAAGATAATACTGTAGTTACTACAGTTATGGCAAATATCGGTTTCCATAAAGCTATTAAAGAAAATGGCGGACGTACAGAAATCACAGCTGTAGGCGATAGATATGTATTAGAAAATATGCTTGCTAATGGCTATAACTTAGGCGGAGAACAATCTGGTCATATTATCTTCACAGATTTTTCTACTACTGGTGATGGCCCTGTTACAGCACTTCAAGTATTATCTTATTTAAAACGTACAAGACATAAAGCTTCTGCAATTACAAAAATCATGACAAGTTATCCACAGCTTTTAGTAAATGTAAAAGTAGCTACTAAAGATGGTTGGGAAGATAATGAAGCTATAAAAGCTTCTATTGAAGAAGGCAAACAACAATTAGGTGAAAATGGTCGTATTTTAGTACGTCCATCTGGTACAGAACCTTTAATTCGTGTAATGGCTGAAGGCCCTGACCAAAAAGAATTGGAAGAAATCTGCTATAAAATTGCTGATGTAGTAAAAGCTCAGCAAGGATAAATAGAAAAATATATTTATTTTATTTCTATTGACAAAATCATAAGTTATAATTAAAATATGAGCATGCACAAAGATGAAATAATTTTGTGCATGCTTTTTTGATATAGTTCTGTATATAAAGATAATAAAAGGGTTTATATAAACTTTAGCGCTGGCTCTGTTTTATATTTATGAAATAGAGTACGAGGAAGAAGTCGTCGAAAATATCAGCGGATGCTTCTCGGCTTAATCTAGTCGATAGTAGCTGGCAAAACTTTTAAGTGATTAAAAGGACAATACAGCAAAAGATTTATACAGAAAATATATCTTCAAAAATTTAATAATTTAATTTTAGGAGGCATATTTTTATGTGCGGTATTGTAGGTTATGTTGGTGAAAAACAGGCAGCTAATTTTTTAATTGATGGATTAACAAAATTAGAATATAGAGGATATGACTCTGCTGGTATTGCTGTTTTTGATGGTGAAAAAATTAATGTGGCAAAATCTGTTGGTCGCTTAGCTGCATTAAAAGAAAAAATCAAAAATAATACTCCTGAAGGTGTAATGGGTATTGGTCATACTAGATGGGCAACTCATGGACGTCCATCTGATGTGAATTCTCATCCACATACAGATTGTTCTGGTAAATTTGCTATTGTACACAATGGTATTATCGAAAACTTTATGTCTTTAAAAGAAGAATTAATAGCTAAAGGACATAAATTTGTTTCTGAAACAGATACTGAAGTTGTAGCTCATTTAATCGAAGATGTTTATGAAGGCGATTTTGTAGAAGCTGTAAATAAAGTATTGAATAGAATTGAAGGTTCTTATTCTCTTGCTTTCATGTGCCAAGATTATCCAGATACACTTATTTGTACTAAAAAAGATAATCCACTAGTAATCGGTTTAGGTGAAGGTGAAAACTTTATAGCTTCTGATATCCCTGCTATTATTGCTTATACTCGTCGTACTTATATCATGAATGATGGCGAAATTGCAGTAGTTAAAAAAGATAGCATTTGGGTAACAGATAGAAAAGGCAATCCTATCACTAAAAAAGTATTTGAAGTAAATTGGAATGCTGAAGCTGCTGAAAAAGGCGGATATGAACATTTCATGTTAAAAGAAATTCATGAACAGCCAAAAGCAGTAAGAGATACAATTTCTCCACGTATCAATAAAGAAAATACACAAGTTGTTTTAGATGAATTAAAATGGACTAAAGAATATGTAGAAAACTTTAATAAAATCTATATTGTAGCTTGTGGTACAGCTTATCATGCTGGTCTTGTAGGTAAATATTACATTGAAAAATTAGCTCGTATACCAGTAGAAATTGATATTGCTTCTGAATTTAGATATCGTGATCCAATCATTGATGAACACACACTTACAATTGTTATCAGTCAGTCTGGTGAAACAAGTGATACACTTGCAGCACTTAAAGAATCCAAACGCCTTGGTGCAAAAACTTTAGCTATTACAAACGTAGTAGGTTCTTCTATAGCTCGTGAAGCTGATCAGGTAATGTACACATGGGCTGGTCCAGAAATCGCTGTAGCTTCTACAAAAGCATATACAACTCAGCTTGTAACAATGTTCTTATTTGCTATGTATGTTTCTGGCTTAAAAGGCACTATTACAACTGAAAGAACTCACGAACTTTTAACACAGCTTCGTTTACTTCCAGATGAAATAAATCGTACTTTAGAAGATGTAGAACCAATCAAAACTTTTGCTAAAAATTATGCATTTAACAATGATGTATTCTATATTGGTCGTTCTTTAGACTATAATGTAGCACTTGAAGGTTCTTTAAAATTAAAAGAAATTTCCTATATTCATGCTGAAGCATATGCAGCTGGTGAATTAAAACATGGAACACTTGCATTGATTGAATCTGGTGTGCCTGTTATTGCTCTTGCAACTCAAAAAAGTGTATATGAAAAAACTTTAAGCAATATTAAAGAAGTAAAAGCTCGTGATGCAGTTATGATTGGTATTGCAGCTGAAGATGATAATGAACTTGAAAAATATGTAGACCATGTAATTAAAGTTCCAGCTACAGATGAATTATTAATTCCACTTTTAACTGTAGTACCTTTACAATTACTTGCTTATTATGCAGCAATTACTCGTGGTTGTGATGTAGATAAACCTCGTAATCTTGCTAAATCTGTAACAGTAGAATAAAAAAGTGTAAAACGGCTGTAGAAATTGCAGCCGTTTTTATTAATTTTGTTTAATAGTAGTTGACAAATAAGAAAAATAATACTATTATCTAGAAAATACTTTTATTACATTTTATTTTGCGTTATACTAGTACTATAAAAAATAAGGAAAGAGGTATTGTCGTGGCATATTATTTTAAAGAAGCATCTCATACTTTTGGGGAATATTTATTAGTTCCAGGTTATTCTTCTGAAAAATGCATTCCTGCAAATGTTTCTCTTGAAACTCCACTTGTAAAATTCAGAAAAGGTGAAGAACCAAAAATAAAGCTTAATGTTCCAATGACTTCCGCTATCATGCAGGCTGTATCTAATGATACAATGGCTATTGCACTTGCAAAAGAAGGCGGTATTTCCTTTATTTACGGTTCTCAAAGCATTGAAGACCAAGCCGCAATGGTTAGTCGTGTAAAAAATTATAAATCTGGTTTTGTAAGTAGTGATTCTAATATTATGCCTTCTACTACTTTAGGCGAAGTATTAGCATTAAAAGCTAAAACTGGACATTCTACAATGGCTGTTACTGAAGATGGTACACCAACAGGAAAATTAGTAGGTATTGTTACTAGCCGTGATTATCGTGTTAGTCGTATGAGCATGGATACAAAAGTTGAAACTTTCATGACTCCATTTAACAAATTAATCTATGCTGATGCAGATACTACTACATTGTCTATGGCAAATGACCTCATTTGGCAACATAAATTAAATATGTTACCTCTTGTTGATAAAAATCAACGTTTACGCTACATGGTATTTAGAAAAGATTATACAGATAACAAAGAACATGCATTAGAACTTACAGATAACAATAAACGTTATTTAGTAGGTGCTGGTATCAACACTCGTGATTATGCAGAACGCGTTCCTGCACTTTTAAAAGCTGGTGCTGATGTACTTTGTATCGACTCTTCTGAAGGTTTTTCTGAATGGCAAAGAATAACATTAAAATATATTCATGAAAACTTCGGCGAAGATGTAAAAGTTGGTGCTGGTAACGTAGTAGATAGAGAGGGTTTCCGTTTCTTAGCTGAAGCAGGTGCTGACTTCGTAAAAGTTGGTATCGGTGGTGGTTCTATCTGTATCACTCGTGAAACAAAAGGTATTGGTCGTGGACAGGCTACAGCTTTAATTGATGTAGTTGAAGCTCGTGATGAATATTATAAAGAAACAGGTATTTATATTCCTGTATGTTCTGATGGTGGTATTGTACATGACTATCATATGACTCTTGCATTAGCTATGGGTGCAGATTTCCTCATGCTCGGACGTTATTTCTCCCGCTTTGATGAAAGCCCAACAAATAAAGTTCGTATCAATGGTACTTACTTAAAAGAATATTGGGGCGAAGGTTCTAATCGTGCTCGTAACTGGCAACGTTATGACCTCGGTGGAGATAAAAAATTATCCTTCGAAGAAGGTGTTGATTCCTACGTTCCATATGCAGGACCATTACATGATAACGTTATGTTAACTCTTAGCAAAATGCGTTCTACAATGTGCAACTGTGGTGCATTAAACATCAAAGAATTCCAAGACAAAGCAAAACTCACATTAGTTTCTGCAACAAGTATCGTAGAAGGCGGTTCACATGACGTTATTCTTAAAGATAAATTCAGAGGTAATGACTGATTTTAATTAATTTTGATTGATTATTATTGTGGTAAATAAAAAAAGATTGCATTAGAAGATTTTCTAGTGCAATCTTTTTGTTTTATATATTTGTTTTAACTACAAATATTAATTAATTCTTTTGTGTATTCTTCTTGGGGATTTTTTAGAACTTCTGAGGTTAATCCTCGTTCAATGATTTTTCCTTGATACATAATCAATATTTTATTACATAATTTTTGGACTAAAGCTAAATCATGAGAGATAAAAATAATGCTTAAATCTAGTTCTTGGCGAAGTTTTAATAGTAAATTCAAGATTTCCATTTGCGTTATCGTATCTAAGGCAGATGTTATTTCATCACAGATTAAAACTTGAGGTTTAATAGAAATAGCCCTAGCTATAGCACAACGCTGACATTGACCACCACTTATTTGATGAGGATATTTATTTTTTATCTCCAAGGGTAAAGCTACTTTAGTTAATAAATCATCTAAAATTTGTTTTGCTTGAGCTTTGTTTGTACCAATATTGAGGAGTGGCTCAATAATACTATCGCCTAGACGTTGACGTGGATTAAATGATTCTTGAGGTAATTGAAAGACCATTTGTACTTGGCGATAAAATTGTTTCAATTCTTGTCTAGAATATTGATGGATATTTTTATCTTTAAATAATACTTCTCCTGTAGTTGGCGTTTCAAGTCTTATTAAAATATTGGCTAATGTAGATTTGCCACAGCCACTTTCGCCGACAATGGCAAGGCTATCACCTTTTTTCAAGGTGAAGTTTATATCATCTAAAGCTTTAAAGTCATGGTCATTTTTTAGATAGTTTTTAGTCAAATTAATGACTTTTAAAATTTCTTGCATGAAAGCACCTCTTTAGGTGTTTATTTTTTTAGTGTGATAACGGCTTGTAATAATTTTTTAGTGTAACCTTCTTGAGGATTGGCTAAAAGAATTTTTGTGGGATTTTGTTCAATTATTTTGCCTTGGTGCATGATGATGATTTTATCTGCTATTTTAGCTAAAACTTTTAAATTGTGAGATACGAATAAAATGCTCGTATTTAATTTTTGTTTCATCAATAATAATTCTTGCAAAACTTTAGCTTGGGACATGACATCTAAAGCAGAAGTAGGCTCATCAGCAATTAATAACTGAGGTTTTAACATCATTGTAAGGGCGATATTAATGCGTTGGTTCATGCCACCAGATAACATAAAGGGATAGGCATTTAAAATATTTTTGCCGTCATTTAAACCTATTTTGGTAAAAATATCTAATGTTTGAGAGATGATTTCATCAGCTGTGATTTTTTGATGTGCAGATATGGTTTCAATGAATTGACTTTTAATAGTGCGGACAGGGCAAAAAAACGTTTGCGGATTTTGTGAAATAAAGGCGATTTCTTTACCATAGATATGAGTTAATTGTTTTGTTTTTAAGTCATATAAATTTTTATCTTGCCAATGGATTTCACCTTGAATATTAAAATCTTGGGGCAATAGATGTAAAATGCTGTTTAATAAAGTACTTTTTCCAGAGCCAGAACCGCCAGCAATTCCAATTATTTCAGCAGTATTTAATTTTAGATTGATGTTATTTAAGATATTTTGTTTATTATGGGAAATAGTTAAATCTTGAATAGTTAATAAGGACATGATTGACCTACCTATTTATTATTTAAAGTCTAAATCGGCAGTGATTTCATAATAATCACTAGGATGAGCTACAAAATTTATGACCTTGGACTTAGAGACAAAAGACATTTTTAAATGAGAAGCGAAGATAAAGCCATAATCATTTAATAAAATCTGTTGCATCTGCACTGCTAAGTCAGCTCGTTTTTGACTATCGAATTCATTATGCAATTTTTGCGCTAAGATTTCTAATTTATCGTTATAATATTTACCACGATTTTTGGCTGAATTTTGGAGACAATGTGTAGTGAAGAAATATTCTGGATCGCCAGTCGGTGCAGTTACAAAGGCACTGGCATAGATATCCCAGTTTCCACTAGCTAAAAATTCTTGTTGATTGATAGTATTGTTGATTTTTAAGTCAATGCCGATAGTTTTTAGATTGGCTTGAGCGATTTCTGCAAGCAAGGGCAATTCTTGGCGACCAGGATAAGTCAGCCAGCGAAGTATGAGTTTTTGTCCATTTTTATCAACATAGCCATCACCATCATTATCTACCCAGCCAGCTTGGGCTAATAGCTCTTTAGCTTCTATTGGATTGTAATTTACAGTTTGTAATTTGTCGCCACCAAAGGTGAAATTATCTGGGAAAGCACCAATGGCTATAGAGCCATTATCTTGGAGTAGATTATGCGTAAAACCTTGTTTATCTAAACTCATAGCTATAGCTTTGCGAATATTATAATCTTGAAGTATAGGATTATTATAGTTTATTTGGGCAAAAAAACAGCGAGAAGTAGCTATTGAACTCACATGATAATCAGGATTATTTTGGAATAAATCTAAATTAGCATAAGGAAGCCCTTGGACAGCATCAAATTCTCCAGTTTGTAATGCCATAGTGAGCGTATCGCCATCTATTACTTCAGTTATAATTACTTTATCCATGGCTACATTGCCGTTCCAGTAATTAGGATTTTTTACAAGTTCAATTTGTTTATCTGATACTTTAGTAGCGACAAAGGGGCCAGTGCCAGCTACATTATTATCAGCAGTAATGCCATATTGCATATCGATAATGGCACCATAAGGATCGCTGAGATAATTTAAAAGAGCAGGTACTTTTTCTTGTGATTTAATGATGATATCTTGACCATCAGCTGTGATTGAAGCAATTTTTAAATCAAAAGGAGCTCTGTCATGATTTTTGATTAAATCTTCTAGACATTCTTTGACAGCTTGACCATCTAAGGCTCTACCACTAGAAAATTTAATATTATCTTTTAAAGTGATTTTTACAGTATAATCATCTAATTGTTCATAGCTTTTAGCCAGCCATGGTTCAAGTTGCATTTTATCATTAAATTTAAATAAGGTCTCGCCAACACCATAGCGGACTGCTGACCAGCCGGAATAATCATGGTGTGGATTTAGACCAGTATTGCCCATTTCAATACCATAGGCAGTAGTGCCAAAATGAAATACTTTTTCTGTGGAAGAAGTAGTGTTATCGGAAGTACAACCTGTTAAATAAAAACTTATTAAAAATAAACATAATGCTAGGACTTTAGAAAAAGACATGAAAACCTCCTATTTTATTTTAGGATAATTGTTTAGGATCTAGTTTATCATTAAGTACATCAGCAAATAGATTAAATAGTAATACTGTGAGAAAAATAGCAGCAGCAGGAGCTAAAATCATCCATGGAGCAATTTGTAAAAAAATACGACCACTGCTCATCATGGCACCCCATTCTGCTGATGGAGGCATAGCACCTAAGCCTAAAAAAGATAGACCAGCAATTTCCATAATCATAGTACCGATATTCAAAGTGGCCGTAGTGAGTAAAATGGGTAATATATTAGGTAAAATATGTTTGTAGATAATTTTGAAATCACTAGAACCATTGATAATGCTTGCTTTAATAAATAGAGAATTTTTTAAAACTAAAGTTTGACTGCGAGCAAGCAGTGCAAATTTGGGCCAGGAAATCAATGAAAGTGCCAGTATGGCATTGAAAATACTACCACCTAAAATACCAACTAAAGCGATAGCAAAGATAATTCCCGGAAAAGCAAGAAAAATATCTGTGATTCGCATTAAAAGATTGTCTAAGTTTTTGCCAAAATAACCACAGATAACACCGATTAAAGAACCGAAAACACTTGATATAATGACGAGAAATAATGAAGAAAAAATAGTCGTTTGAGCACCAATTAAGATGCGAGAAAAGATATCGCGACCATATTTATCCGTACCGAGTAAGTGTATGGTATTAGGTGCTTGTAGTGTATTGGCCAAGTTTTGTTCATAGGGATCAAACGGTACAATATATGGTGCTAGGATAGTGATGAATAGTAAAATGCAAATAGCACAAGTTAATAAATAAAATTTAAAATTAGTATTCATATTAAGCTTTCCATTGTTGTTTTATTCTAGGATCTAAATAATGATATAAGATATCTGCAATCAGATTGATAAACATATAGATAAGAGAGAGATAAAATACATATGCTAAAACGATGGGATAATCGCGAAGGTTGATAGCGTCAATAGCCAATTTGCCGACACCGTCCCAGCGGAAAATAGTTTCAATGATGGCACTACCACCTAAAAGTGAACCAATAGATAGACAAATAAGCGTTAAAAGTGGAAGTGTAATCATTTTTAAAATACTGTGAATTAAAATTGTAGATAATTTTAAACCACGAGCTTTAGCACAGCGTACATAATCTTGATGAAGTTGCTCAATGACTACAATGCGGATTTGGCGGATATATTTTGCACTCATAGGCAGGGCAAGTGCTATGGAAGGCAAAATAAGACCGATAAAATTATTATCAATTAAAACAGGAATTAATTTTAATTGTACGGAGAAAATATAAATTAAAATCAAAGCCACTACAAATCCAGGTAAGGAATTGCCGATAAAGCTAAATAGGCGAATAATATAATCAATTATCTTATTTTGTTTAATCGCTGATAAAATACCAAGTGGCAAAGATATCAATAGAGTCAATAAGATAGAGCTAAATGTTAAATATAAAGTTTGTGGCAATTTATCAAAAAACAGAGAAGAAACATCTTTTCCAGAAAGATAAGAAGTTCCCATATTGCCAGATAATATGGATAATAGCCAATTTACATATTGAATAAATATCGGCTGGTCTAAGCCTAAATCTTGGCGAATTTGTGTTTTAGTGGCTTCTGAATAAACGACTCCACGATTTAGTTCCATGATATCGACAATATCATTAGTTGAATGTAATAAAATAAAAGTGAATAAAGTAATACCTAATAAAATAGGTATTAAATAAAGTAAACGATGTAGTATATATTTTTTCATGATTTTCCCATATAAAATATAAATAGAATAATAGTAAATAATTAATTTATTTTTGTGCGTAGATTAAAAATACAGGAGCAGGATTATAGAATTTATCTTGATGTTTGTAAATACGTTGACCGATATTTGTATCAGCAAATACATCTTTGAATTGAAGTTGTTTTAAAATGCGTAAATCCCAATCAGGACGTATTTTTGAAGATATTTCTAAACTATTTTTGATTAAATCACATTCTTGCATAAGTGTTGGTTTCACTTGGCGGTGAGCATGATTTAGAGGTAGATTTTCTATTTTAGTTTGATAAAATTGCTCATTGCCATAATCGGCATCAAAATTTAATAAAATTCCCTGTGGTTTTAATACGCGATACCATTCGCTATAAGCTTTTTGTGGATTGGGCAAAGTCCATGTGAGATTTCTAGAGATGACGACATCAAAAGTATTATCCGCAAAATAAAGATTTTCAGCGTCCATCACTTGAAAGTTTATTTTAGAATTATAATCGGATAATTGTTTTAGAGATAATTTAGCTTGTTCAATCATTGAGTGCGTTAAATCAATACCATCAACCTCATGATGATGTTTAGCCAATAATTGAGCAAAGAAACCACTGCCAGTGCCTACATCAAGAATTTTGCAAGGTCTTTGTGGTAAATATTTAGTGATTTCAGTGAGCCATAATTCAGACATATAACTATGCAATTCTTCTTGTCGCAATTGAGCAAAATTTTCACTGCGTTTTGTCCAATAATTAACAATTCTATCTTTGATTTTTGTTTCCATAAAAATTCCCCATTTAATATTGATTTAGATTACTTGATTGCTTTAATTAAAAACATTGGTGTAGAAGCATAATTTAATTTTTCTTCATCGCTCCATACTTGTTGCCAGATGTCTGGAATAATATTTATCGTAGTAAAACCGATTTTAGTTAAAATTTCTCTATCCCAATCAGGTCGATTTATACCGCTCAAAGGAACTTGTCTGGCGATATTTTCCATGGCATCAATATCGGTGCAAGTATAGTGGTCGTCTAT
Coding sequences:
- a CDS encoding ABC transporter ATP-binding protein gives rise to the protein MSLLTIQDLTISHNKQNILNNINLKLNTAEIIGIAGGSGSGKSTLLNSILHLLPQDFNIQGEIHWQDKNLYDLKTKQLTHIYGKEIAFISQNPQTFFCPVRTIKSQFIETISAHQKITADEIISQTLDIFTKIGLNDGKNILNAYPFMLSGGMNQRINIALTMMLKPQLLIADEPTSALDVMSQAKVLQELLLMKQKLNTSILFVSHNLKVLAKIADKIIIMHQGKIIEQNPTKILLANPQEGYTKKLLQAVITLKK
- a CDS encoding NAD(P)/FAD-dependent oxidoreductase, which codes for MIRIKNFNVPFNDQSPINDLVAKRLKLPPQHIDEVVIVRKGIDARRYKGAPIYFVYILDVKVNIAENKVLARLKKDKNVEIVITKKADKINCQKSKTSRPIVIGFGPAGMFSALVLAKNGYRPLIFERGSDVDTRHQDIEKFWQGGQLKENSNVQFGEGGAGTFSDGKLTTRINDNKITDVLEAFVEAGAPPEIKYLHKPHIGTDILRIIVKNIREKIKALGGEIFFNSQVTDFIIKDDKICGVEINHKEKFTASDVFLGIGHSARDTYELLYSKGISMEAKPFAIGVRIEHPQDLIDKAQYGEDYKSELLPVADYSLTYNNRQKGRSVYSFCMCPGGQVVAAASELGRVVVNGMSNYKRNSGIANSALLVNVTPDDFGHNVLDGIAFQRHYEEMAYICGGRNYHAPVQTVGDFLKDKVSDDNFLVEPTYKPGVKICNLRECLPDFTTQMLAEALPNFDKKIPGFAGEHVVMTGVEMRSSAPCRIIRNRQTYMSENIKGLYPIGEGAGYAGGIMSAAVDGVNAAYAYIENIIE
- the glmM gene encoding phosphoglucosamine mutase — encoded protein: MARMFGTDGVRGKANVELTPELAYNLGRAAAIYFTKKDGEACTIYIGRDTRLSGPMYEAALSAGICSAGGNVVLTGVMPTPAVAYLARKHKADAGIVISASHNPFHDNGIKFFGGDGYKLPDAVEDEIEALVHEIENNDNLYRPTDDKIGNVVYRHDLLDEYVSFVTKTTDIELEGMKIVLDCANGAAYEAMPKILRRLGADVIVIHDKPNGININDNCGSTHLESLMEAVKEHKADIGIAHDGDADRCLCIDENGEFIDGDHMIAACAIYMMGKGKLKDNTVVTTVMANIGFHKAIKENGGRTEITAVGDRYVLENMLANGYNLGGEQSGHIIFTDFSTTGDGPVTALQVLSYLKRTRHKASAITKIMTSYPQLLVNVKVATKDGWEDNEAIKASIEEGKQQLGENGRILVRPSGTEPLIRVMAEGPDQKELEEICYKIADVVKAQQG
- a CDS encoding IMP dehydrogenase → MAYYFKEASHTFGEYLLVPGYSSEKCIPANVSLETPLVKFRKGEEPKIKLNVPMTSAIMQAVSNDTMAIALAKEGGISFIYGSQSIEDQAAMVSRVKNYKSGFVSSDSNIMPSTTLGEVLALKAKTGHSTMAVTEDGTPTGKLVGIVTSRDYRVSRMSMDTKVETFMTPFNKLIYADADTTTLSMANDLIWQHKLNMLPLVDKNQRLRYMVFRKDYTDNKEHALELTDNNKRYLVGAGINTRDYAERVPALLKAGADVLCIDSSEGFSEWQRITLKYIHENFGEDVKVGAGNVVDREGFRFLAEAGADFVKVGIGGGSICITRETKGIGRGQATALIDVVEARDEYYKETGIYIPVCSDGGIVHDYHMTLALAMGADFLMLGRYFSRFDESPTNKVRINGTYLKEYWGEGSNRARNWQRYDLGGDKKLSFEEGVDSYVPYAGPLHDNVMLTLSKMRSTMCNCGALNIKEFQDKAKLTLVSATSIVEGGSHDVILKDKFRGND
- a CDS encoding ABC transporter ATP-binding protein, whose amino-acid sequence is MQEILKVINLTKNYLKNDHDFKALDDINFTLKKGDSLAIVGESGCGKSTLANILIRLETPTTGEVLFKDKNIHQYSRQELKQFYRQVQMVFQLPQESFNPRQRLGDSIIEPLLNIGTNKAQAKQILDDLLTKVALPLEIKNKYPHQISGGQCQRCAIARAISIKPQVLICDEITSALDTITQMEILNLLLKLRQELDLSIIFISHDLALVQKLCNKILIMYQGKIIERGLTSEVLKNPQEEYTKELINICS
- the glmS gene encoding glutamine--fructose-6-phosphate transaminase (isomerizing), whose amino-acid sequence is MCGIVGYVGEKQAANFLIDGLTKLEYRGYDSAGIAVFDGEKINVAKSVGRLAALKEKIKNNTPEGVMGIGHTRWATHGRPSDVNSHPHTDCSGKFAIVHNGIIENFMSLKEELIAKGHKFVSETDTEVVAHLIEDVYEGDFVEAVNKVLNRIEGSYSLAFMCQDYPDTLICTKKDNPLVIGLGEGENFIASDIPAIIAYTRRTYIMNDGEIAVVKKDSIWVTDRKGNPITKKVFEVNWNAEAAEKGGYEHFMLKEIHEQPKAVRDTISPRINKENTQVVLDELKWTKEYVENFNKIYIVACGTAYHAGLVGKYYIEKLARIPVEIDIASEFRYRDPIIDEHTLTIVISQSGETSDTLAALKESKRLGAKTLAITNVVGSSIAREADQVMYTWAGPEIAVASTKAYTTQLVTMFLFAMYVSGLKGTITTERTHELLTQLRLLPDEINRTLEDVEPIKTFAKNYAFNNDVFYIGRSLDYNVALEGSLKLKEISYIHAEAYAAGELKHGTLALIESGVPVIALATQKSVYEKTLSNIKEVKARDAVMIGIAAEDDNELEKYVDHVIKVPATDELLIPLLTVVPLQLLAYYAAITRGCDVDKPRNLAKSVTVE